One segment of Babylonia areolata isolate BAREFJ2019XMU chromosome 24, ASM4173473v1, whole genome shotgun sequence DNA contains the following:
- the LOC143298880 gene encoding uncharacterized protein LOC143298880 isoform X1 — protein MAFDARTHTRRRLGEDFFYEGKNNAADLDMSRPMSPKAQLEQEKRLRREIANSNERRRMQCINAGFQGLRALMPQLSGEKLSKAAILQHTKEYIAKKEQELKQAKTQNEQLKRMLMEVSRDRDLAERQNETPPPKRKKRDTECSDEGIVMCEPSSEGSKDVSGVEDLHRELMELRQQLERERMLRMMMEERARALEAQLVHGQPRISPPLIPSSLPSPINLKVESPVSKPACNVQEISAHEDRIQSELAYNPKPRRNLENLVEAIRQIEGDRVLGDDSKYLSSGDRHSVLNCSEESEKESSVSDPEESKSEGSGRDSPSPLGLCARSLAMSASAVPSTPQAAHQGILSEKYPIASHLLHRPPYYRPGVIVHKS, from the exons ATGGCATTTGATGCTAGAACGCACACGAGGAGGAGGCTGGGCGAGGATTTCTTCTACGAAGGGAAAAATAATGCAGCTGACCTCGACAT GTCAAGGCCGATGTCTCCAAAGGCTCAGCTGGAGCAGGAGAAACGGCTGAGACGGGAGATTGCCAACAGCAATGAGCGACGGCGCATGCAGTGCATCAACGCCGGCTTCCAAGGCCTGCGTGCGCTCATGCCACAGCTCAGTGGGGAGAAACTCAGCAAG GCAGCTATCCTTCAGCACACCAAAGAGTACATCGCCAAAAAGGAGCAGGAGCTGAAGCAAGCCAAGACCCAGAATGAGCAGCTGAAGCGCATGCTGATGGAAGTCAGTCGCGATCGTGACCTGGCTGAGAGGCAGAATGAGACGCCCCCACCCAAGAGAAAGAAGCGTGACACAG AATGCTCCGACGAAGGTATCGTCATGTGTGAGCCAAGCTCAGAGGGCTCCAAGGACGTGTCTGGGGTTGAGGACCTGCACCGTGAGCTGATGGAGCTGAGGCAGCAGCTGGAGCGAGAGCGCATGCTGCGCatgatgatggaggagagggCACGGGCACTGGAGGCCCAGCTGGTTCATGGCCAGCCccgcatctccccccctctcatcccctccAGCCTGCCCTCCCCTATCAACCTCAAAGTG GAGTCCCCAGTCTCCAAACCAGCCTGCAACGTGCAGGAAATCTCCGCCCATGAGGATCGAATCCAGTCTGAGCTCGCCTACAACCCCAAACCGCGGCGGAATCTAGAAAACCTCGTGGAGGCGATTCGGCAAATCGAAGGCGACCGTGTCTTGGGGGACGACAGCAAGTACCTGTCGTCCGGTGATCGTCATTCTGTACTGAACTGCAGtgaggagagtgagaaggagagcaGTGTCAGTGACCCTGAGGAGTCAAAATCGGAAGGCTCAGGACgtgactctccctcccccctgggACTATGTGCTCGCAGCTTGGCCATGTCGGCCTCTGCCGTGCCCAGCACCCCACAGGCGGCACATCAAGGCATCTTGTCAGAGAAATACCCCATCGCCTCACATCTTCTCCATCGACCGCCGTACTATCGCCCTGGCGTCATCGTCCATAAATCGTGA
- the LOC143298880 gene encoding uncharacterized protein LOC143298880 isoform X2 produces the protein MLFHIVEKKKRSRPMSPKAQLEQEKRLRREIANSNERRRMQCINAGFQGLRALMPQLSGEKLSKAAILQHTKEYIAKKEQELKQAKTQNEQLKRMLMEVSRDRDLAERQNETPPPKRKKRDTECSDEGIVMCEPSSEGSKDVSGVEDLHRELMELRQQLERERMLRMMMEERARALEAQLVHGQPRISPPLIPSSLPSPINLKVESPVSKPACNVQEISAHEDRIQSELAYNPKPRRNLENLVEAIRQIEGDRVLGDDSKYLSSGDRHSVLNCSEESEKESSVSDPEESKSEGSGRDSPSPLGLCARSLAMSASAVPSTPQAAHQGILSEKYPIASHLLHRPPYYRPGVIVHKS, from the exons ATGCTGTTTCATAtcgtggaaaagaagaaaag GTCAAGGCCGATGTCTCCAAAGGCTCAGCTGGAGCAGGAGAAACGGCTGAGACGGGAGATTGCCAACAGCAATGAGCGACGGCGCATGCAGTGCATCAACGCCGGCTTCCAAGGCCTGCGTGCGCTCATGCCACAGCTCAGTGGGGAGAAACTCAGCAAG GCAGCTATCCTTCAGCACACCAAAGAGTACATCGCCAAAAAGGAGCAGGAGCTGAAGCAAGCCAAGACCCAGAATGAGCAGCTGAAGCGCATGCTGATGGAAGTCAGTCGCGATCGTGACCTGGCTGAGAGGCAGAATGAGACGCCCCCACCCAAGAGAAAGAAGCGTGACACAG AATGCTCCGACGAAGGTATCGTCATGTGTGAGCCAAGCTCAGAGGGCTCCAAGGACGTGTCTGGGGTTGAGGACCTGCACCGTGAGCTGATGGAGCTGAGGCAGCAGCTGGAGCGAGAGCGCATGCTGCGCatgatgatggaggagagggCACGGGCACTGGAGGCCCAGCTGGTTCATGGCCAGCCccgcatctccccccctctcatcccctccAGCCTGCCCTCCCCTATCAACCTCAAAGTG GAGTCCCCAGTCTCCAAACCAGCCTGCAACGTGCAGGAAATCTCCGCCCATGAGGATCGAATCCAGTCTGAGCTCGCCTACAACCCCAAACCGCGGCGGAATCTAGAAAACCTCGTGGAGGCGATTCGGCAAATCGAAGGCGACCGTGTCTTGGGGGACGACAGCAAGTACCTGTCGTCCGGTGATCGTCATTCTGTACTGAACTGCAGtgaggagagtgagaaggagagcaGTGTCAGTGACCCTGAGGAGTCAAAATCGGAAGGCTCAGGACgtgactctccctcccccctgggACTATGTGCTCGCAGCTTGGCCATGTCGGCCTCTGCCGTGCCCAGCACCCCACAGGCGGCACATCAAGGCATCTTGTCAGAGAAATACCCCATCGCCTCACATCTTCTCCATCGACCGCCGTACTATCGCCCTGGCGTCATCGTCCATAAATCGTGA